Genomic segment of Arachis stenosperma cultivar V10309 chromosome 4, arast.V10309.gnm1.PFL2, whole genome shotgun sequence:
ACTAAGAGATGCCACAAAAGAACACATAGTTAACGGAAATGGTGTGATTCTTGGGTGTTCTGCATTGAAGAAGCAATATAGAGAAACACTAAGATCAAGTGACCCTGATTACAAATTGGGAAGTTATGAAACAAATGCTGTTAGCTTTGTACTATTGGAAGCTCCTGCTGAGGTGCTAAGTGTTCGTTTAAATAAAAGAGCTGCAGAAGGGACACATTATATGCCGGCATCTCTTTTGCAATCTCAGTTGGATTTGCTTAAGATTGATGAATCTGAGGGAATACTTAGGGTTGATGCCACTTTAAGTCCTCAATCCATTGTCAAAACCATTATTATAAGCATTTTCCAATTTCAGGACTCTTTTCATTCATCACAATGTTGAAACTAGAAGTtatctataataataaataatactaATGATTAAATCAGGTTTCATCATTAAGTATTATTCAAGCAAAAGTAGGATATGAATTATCCTAGGATTGTTTCATTTGAATTGGCAGTGAATCATATAATTAAGCCTATTTTTTCCGGATGGTtaacatattttaaaatatgatgCAATCATTTCCTATCATCATTCATAAATTAATGCAACTCCTAGAACATTAAGAGTTAAATCAATAAGAGAGAATTTGCTACATGAACAAGTAACTAAACTataaaaaacaaaatcctcTACATTACTAATgcatataaataaatatcaatTTATGTTAGAACTGACAAGATACTCCACCATTCGGACACattcttaatttaatttagaataGAGCAAATACTCCTACTATCTGATAAAATTCTTGTTgcatattttaaa
This window contains:
- the LOC130976924 gene encoding gluconokinase-like isoform X2, whose translation is MLGKEMKYKYLDADDFHSESNKEKMGKGIPLTDEDRMPWLESLRDATKEHIVNGNGVILGCSALKKQYRETLRSSDPDYKLGSYETNAVSFVLLEAPAEVLSVRLNKRAAEGTHYMPASLLQSQLDLLKIDESEGILRVDATLSPQSIVKTIIISIFQFQDSFHSSQC
- the LOC130976924 gene encoding gluconokinase-like isoform X1; the protein is MAPKKKGEVIVIMGVSGAGKTTVGQMLGKEMKYKYLDADDFHSESNKEKMGKGIPLTDEDRMPWLESLRDATKEHIVNGNGVILGCSALKKQYRETLRSSDPDYKLGSYETNAVSFVLLEAPAEVLSVRLNKRAAEGTHYMPASLLQSQLDLLKIDESEGILRVDATLSPQSIVKTIIISIFQFQDSFHSSQC